A portion of the Cervus canadensis isolate Bull #8, Minnesota chromosome 26, ASM1932006v1, whole genome shotgun sequence genome contains these proteins:
- the CXCL13 gene encoding C-X-C motif chemokine 13, which yields MRFTPGALLLMLLAFSLSPVHGVLETNNINLKCKCFRETVNYLPIHLIERLQIFPRGHGCPKTEIIVRMKNQSAICLNPQATWTQTLIKLLRKHNWSISPAPVVKRRTA from the exons ATGAGGTTCACCCCTGGAGCTCTGCTGCTTATGCTGCTGGCCTTCAGCCTCTCTCCTGTCCATG GTGTTCTGGAGACCAATAACATAAACTTAAAGTGTAAATGCTTTCGAGAGACTGTCAACTATCTCCCCATTCATCTCATTGAAAGACTTCAAATCTTCCCCCGTGGGCATGGATGTCCAAAAACAGAAATTAT AGTCCGGATGAAGAATCAGTCAGCTATCTGCTTGAACCCTCAAGCCACGTGGACACAAACACTAATCAAACTGTTAAG AAAACATAATTGGTCAATTTCACcagctccagtggttaagagaaGGACTGCCTGA